From the Acidicapsa ligni genome, one window contains:
- a CDS encoding MFS transporter translates to MSIKSTAIAGWRGRIFMAAWILYAGYYICRKDVGVTAGDSISPLAVGLACFGATYAVGQFVGGTLADRFGARYTALAGACISIVCTVLLSWHSQGDLGLLLQIGNGFGQGLGWPALLKLFGSWFRRGERERVLGWWSTSYILGGVLATSLTMWMTLRTEGLEHENFRPAFLLSASILLCATIFFYKITAHLPLLQPARGTSPADSTSDARNSSWRAVLTNPTIQIVSGMYLFLKMTRYTLLFWLPNYLISNLGYGVHAAEHTAAYFELVGFFGPLAVGYAVPRWFGERRMTLGAGMLFSLAFICLLHPMLTASGLFGVVVSISLMGILIHGADLLMSGIVVLDAVPEQLHGRAVGFVNGVGSIGQALSPLLITLFVSRLGWSRLFDLFVLFALIAATICAFGARLEHPRTSALNRSVLEPSDLPL, encoded by the coding sequence ATGAGCATCAAATCGACGGCCATAGCTGGCTGGCGCGGGCGCATCTTCATGGCCGCGTGGATTCTGTATGCGGGGTATTACATCTGCCGCAAGGATGTCGGTGTTACCGCAGGGGATTCCATCTCTCCGCTGGCAGTCGGGCTCGCCTGCTTCGGGGCCACGTACGCAGTGGGTCAATTCGTCGGCGGTACGCTGGCGGATCGATTTGGCGCAAGATACACCGCCCTGGCTGGCGCTTGTATTTCTATCGTCTGCACGGTTCTGCTTTCCTGGCATTCCCAGGGAGATCTCGGCCTGTTACTGCAGATCGGTAACGGGTTCGGACAAGGACTCGGCTGGCCCGCTCTGCTTAAACTCTTCGGCAGTTGGTTTCGGCGTGGCGAACGGGAACGCGTGCTTGGCTGGTGGAGTACCAGCTATATTCTGGGCGGAGTCCTGGCGACGTCGCTGACAATGTGGATGACTCTGCGGACCGAAGGTCTTGAGCATGAGAATTTCCGTCCCGCATTCCTCTTATCCGCCTCAATCCTTCTATGCGCAACCATCTTCTTTTATAAAATCACCGCGCATCTCCCACTCCTTCAACCGGCACGCGGCACATCTCCAGCAGATTCCACGTCGGACGCCCGTAACTCTTCCTGGCGTGCCGTTCTTACGAATCCCACGATACAGATCGTTTCCGGAATGTATCTGTTTCTGAAGATGACGCGTTATACGCTTCTGTTCTGGCTGCCGAACTACCTGATTTCGAACCTCGGCTACGGTGTCCATGCAGCCGAACATACGGCGGCTTACTTTGAACTCGTCGGCTTTTTCGGCCCGCTGGCAGTCGGCTATGCTGTCCCGCGCTGGTTCGGTGAGCGGCGCATGACACTCGGCGCCGGAATGCTCTTTTCGCTTGCATTCATCTGCCTTCTGCACCCGATGCTTACAGCCAGCGGCTTATTCGGCGTCGTTGTCTCCATCTCTCTGATGGGAATTCTCATTCACGGAGCAGACCTGCTGATGTCGGGCATCGTTGTGCTGGATGCCGTACCGGAGCAATTGCACGGACGCGCCGTCGGCTTCGTCAACGGTGTCGGCTCGATCGGCCAGGCCCTGTCTCCTTTGCTGATTACTCTCTTTGTATCCCGCCTTGGATGGTCACGGCTTTTCGATCTCTTCGTCCTCTTCGCTCTGATCGCCGCCACGATCTGCGCGTTTGGAGCAAGGCTTGAACACCCCCGTACGTCGGCACTTAACCGTTCAGTGCTTGAGCCATCGGATCTGCCACTGTAG
- a CDS encoding TIGR03364 family FAD-dependent oxidoreductase, translating into MSEQSADVIIIGAGIIGLAHAYLAAKSGKRVTVFERNRVAAGASIANFGMLWPIGQTAGTMFNLAMESRDIWIDLLQASGIPYKNTGSLHAATRPDEARVAQEFAELAPAHGYECAWLNRIQALERSSALNKDTVMGALWSATEMMVDPREVLRRIPEFLAERYNVQFFWGSPVFAVDHPKVHTPNGVWNAEQIIICSGSDFESLYPEFFNQSGLTRCKLQMLRTRPQPAGWELGPALAGGLTFRFYPSFKICDSLSDLRNRIARESPEFDLFGIHTMVSETSSGELTLGDSHEYGLSPSPFDREEIDRLILEHLRSFVQVPDLSIAERWHGVYSKHLEKPYIRFRPEEGVEVVTGLGGAGMTLSFGVAAETFKLQNNGRHKA; encoded by the coding sequence GTGAGCGAACAGAGTGCGGACGTTATCATCATCGGTGCCGGAATCATCGGCCTTGCGCATGCCTATCTAGCAGCTAAGTCGGGAAAAAGAGTCACCGTCTTCGAGAGAAACCGCGTGGCCGCCGGAGCATCGATCGCCAACTTCGGCATGCTCTGGCCCATCGGTCAGACGGCAGGCACGATGTTCAATCTGGCGATGGAGAGCAGAGATATCTGGATCGACCTCCTCCAGGCATCCGGCATTCCCTATAAAAATACAGGCTCACTCCATGCCGCGACCCGCCCTGACGAAGCGCGGGTCGCGCAAGAATTCGCCGAGCTTGCTCCGGCTCATGGATACGAGTGCGCGTGGCTAAATCGCATTCAGGCACTCGAACGATCTTCCGCACTCAATAAAGATACGGTGATGGGAGCGCTCTGGAGTGCAACGGAGATGATGGTAGATCCGCGCGAGGTTCTCCGCAGGATCCCGGAATTCCTGGCTGAGCGCTATAACGTTCAATTTTTCTGGGGCTCGCCGGTCTTTGCCGTGGATCACCCCAAAGTTCACACGCCAAACGGTGTGTGGAATGCCGAGCAAATCATTATTTGTTCGGGTTCGGATTTTGAAAGTCTATACCCGGAGTTTTTCAATCAAAGCGGCTTAACGCGCTGCAAGCTTCAAATGTTGCGCACCAGGCCGCAACCGGCAGGCTGGGAGCTTGGGCCCGCACTCGCGGGCGGCCTCACCTTCCGCTTCTATCCTTCTTTCAAGATCTGCGATTCCTTATCCGATCTCCGCAATCGGATTGCCCGTGAGAGCCCCGAGTTCGACCTGTTTGGTATTCACACCATGGTTTCGGAAACCTCATCCGGCGAGCTCACCCTGGGCGATTCCCATGAATACGGACTATCGCCTTCGCCGTTCGATCGGGAGGAAATCGACCGCCTGATTCTTGAACACCTGCGAAGCTTTGTCCAGGTTCCGGATCTCTCAATCGCCGAGCGTTGGCACGGAGTCTATTCCAAGCACCTTGAGAAACCTTACATACGCTTCCGTCCAGAGGAAGGCGTCGAGGTCGTCACCGGCCTTGGAGGTGCGGGGATGACATTGAGCTTCGGTGTTGCCGCAGAGACGTTCAAGTTACAGAACAACGGAAGGCACAAGGCATAA
- the phnX gene encoding phosphonoacetaldehyde hydrolase has protein sequence MLDWAGTTVDHGSVAPVLALQTLFAQHGIVLSDDDARHDMGLLKRDHIRAILGLPSVRTQWLSVTGREPGDEDVSSLFTEFGPLQMKIIVQHSQLIDGVVPTIQAWKARGLRIGSTTGYTREMLAPVLARAAQEGYQPDTSVCPDEVNGGRPAPWMLARNMQLLEVYPPSTCVKIGDTVSDIDEGKNAGMWTIGLTRTGNMIGLDLASWSNLPEDQKQLRLKSAGERLLDAGADFIAEDLAGCDAILQAIEHRLAEPSFNGIMIR, from the coding sequence ATGCTTGATTGGGCAGGAACCACCGTGGACCACGGGTCTGTTGCTCCCGTCCTCGCACTCCAGACTCTCTTCGCCCAACATGGCATCGTGCTTTCAGACGACGATGCGCGCCACGATATGGGTCTACTCAAGCGCGATCACATACGAGCTATTCTTGGCCTGCCTTCGGTCAGGACACAGTGGCTCAGCGTTACCGGACGCGAACCTGGAGACGAGGATGTCTCCTCACTCTTCACCGAGTTCGGCCCATTGCAGATGAAGATTATCGTGCAGCATTCACAACTGATCGACGGGGTCGTCCCCACCATACAGGCATGGAAGGCGCGGGGCCTTCGCATTGGCAGCACAACCGGATACACCAGGGAGATGCTGGCCCCGGTTCTCGCCCGCGCCGCGCAGGAAGGCTATCAGCCCGATACGTCCGTCTGTCCCGACGAAGTGAACGGAGGCCGACCCGCTCCCTGGATGTTGGCGCGCAATATGCAATTGCTTGAGGTCTACCCTCCATCCACATGCGTGAAAATCGGCGATACCGTGAGCGATATTGATGAAGGAAAAAATGCCGGAATGTGGACCATTGGACTGACACGCACAGGCAATATGATAGGCCTCGATCTGGCAAGCTGGTCTAATCTGCCAGAGGATCAGAAGCAGCTCCGGTTGAAGTCTGCGGGAGAACGTCTACTCGATGCAGGCGCCGATTTTATCGCCGAAGATCTAGCCGGCTGCGATGCCATTCTGCAGGCAATTGAGCACCGTCTTGCGGAACCGTCATTCAACGGCATCATGATCCGGTAG